In Bactrocera oleae isolate idBacOlea1 chromosome 5, idBacOlea1, whole genome shotgun sequence, a genomic segment contains:
- the disco-r gene encoding serine-rich adhesin for platelets, protein MNINQENCNNGFQQRPPEHQYPPAQHYSLSLQPTLHQSVSAAAAAAIATGPHSLSTNSQLQDLELEYLKKAHAHAQAHAQAQAAALVYSYERQQLQQQQHQLQQQQQQQQQQALGRRSSADHEFPIKRNTHHQHNLAITTSASMVMSPSRRPSPPRAVAHSMNIHMSSLAHAQMQLQSQLHQKFSAAAAGGNNLTPTNHLTTYFRNQTSPACGLPPLPPLPPNSSGSTANTQQQHSPASSVNTSGSSSGGNLQQSANSKSSHNQHNPLSHLQSMQPFDFRKISSAAFGAMPSLPPPARMSPNEIAHHQHLQQQAAQQAAMLAQARRRINEASTPSEKNAAVAAAAAAAAQSNQFFNAMAISGHPLPFPLPPPPPPPTHGPPGTSQTSVPSASSLPPGLTSNQVAAIAAAAAASGNPMPHSLLASHFPTINPVLNMGKPPSVRSKSPETEESKHTLHRSDSGNMGHLRESGSAVHAQHLNSNRHHHHPVSPPISIGSTAISSSYQSQHHEARQSRSSQMDHSSSHSSQRLTRFSASSNLRPGRKSHSPGKRQWGTLPANLGTQFINPVTGKKRVQCNVCLKTFCDKGALKIHFSAVHLREMHKCTVDGCSMMFSSRRSRNRHSANPNPKLHSPHLRRKISPHDGRTAQPHPLLLQPPNGLMAGLNPFGTFPLLTPPPDMRHHHMASMHDMKHSSAELMHRSYMDNAMLGQYNTRSRHRQDSESHLEDDEDDSILDGGIHIGDDDDDDDDDDDGEGIVVVGDEADSILEKTNSEDYNTDGDGDEATDIGENSHDMDLTTTTPTTTDYKQTKESSSNKEQGGDCGMVVESGVTDQHSSESNDDSLSVADSFSMRGDYESYTFPGIGSGGSNSTANTPSSTSNKRKRKSQNPVRCTVQSDENSCDNSTEFDVVADLSLKKASPKTPFENKETKADDSKENTSLDLSKRTRKSQSPKPSIANSNPSESTKVLPSPPLTPSTSISEPTNSARPHLLPSSQLKSEPIDEDYEEQLDIRSGSNTTTAQEQEHSLDLSASNKRNSDQLVDPSVSKTKTSDDIEKPITSIKQEQIEDEHTLTAPSANSNRNEHCLVRIKSEMVEEESKLDISTTEAACQIKNNNNNVLPANTNTKCREKYDSTTVSTDSLHQQTNQETNGEILSEEAEVPIDKDNPLKCTACGEVFQNHFHLKTHYQNVHLKLHHKCNIDGCNAAFPSKRSRDRHSSNLNLHRKLLSTGDNHHHDSLPEHMTTNSNKSFDGANNPNCGVPNSIQAEFLARLYAGSHGLPPLNFDALKQHLPTPITHAQNFPEATFMTDPRLLLSHSSNPLLFPGLTGLPGFPHLAPHLLAAPFNGLNPFCRRPSSESHSPHSTPPPSSTVRSPHCSPHSSGQQPSKTLSERSYQSSPTDCDASTGSPSVPEKSLAKASTASATHLLPPPPQGQTPDRIS, encoded by the coding sequence ATGAATATTAATCAGGAAAATTGCAACAACGGATTCCAGCAGCGACCTCCAGAACACCAATATCCGCCAGCACAACACTACTCGCTTTCACTACAGCCGACGCTACATCAGTCGGTatctgctgctgccgctgccgccATCGCCACCGGACCGCACTCTCTCTCGACCAACTCACAGCTGCAAGACCTCGAGCTTGAATATTTGAAGAAGGCGCACGCTCACGCTCAAGCGCATGCGCAAGCACAGGCCGCCGCTCTTGTTTACAGCTACGAGCGACAGCAactacaacagcagcaacatcaactgcaacaacaacaacaacaacaacaacagcaagcgctAGGGCGACGTTCAAGTGCCGATCACGAATTTCCCATCAAACGGAACACCCATCATCAGCATAATTTAGCAATAACGACCTCAGCTTCTATGGTTATGTCACCGAGTCGACGTCCATCGCCGCCGCGTGCAGTTGCCCATtctatgaatatacatatgagtTCTTTAGCGCATGCGCAGATGCAACTTCAATCCCAGTTGCATCAAAAGTTTTCGGCAGCAGCTGCCGGTGGCAATAATCTGACGCCGACCAATCATTTGACCACTTACTTTCGAAACCAGACTTCACCAGCATGTGGCTTACCGCCCCTGCCACCACTCCCACCAAATTCCAGCGGTAGCACAGCGAACACGCAGCAGCAGCACTCACCTGCAAGTTCGGTCAACACGAGTGGTAGTAGCTCTGGTGGCAACCTTCAGCAGTCAGCTAATTCGAAATCGTCGCACAATCAGCACAACCCGCTAAGTCACTTGCAGAGCATGCAACCATTCGACTTTCGCAAGATCAGTTCGGCAGCTTTTGGGGCTATGCCATCGCTGCCACCACCAGCACGCATGAGTCCCAACGAAATTGCACATCATCAACATTTACAGCAACAAGCAGCTCAGCAAGCCGCTATGCTAGCGCAAGCGCGTCGTCGCATAAATGAAGCTTCTACTCCATCGGAAAAGAACGCCGCGGTCGCTGCGGCTGCAGCTGCTGCAGCCCAAAGTAACCAGTTCTTCAATGCGATGGCTATATCGGGACATCCGTTGCCTTTTCCTTTACCTCCACCGCCCCCACCGCCTACGCACGGGCCGCCGGGCACATCTCAAACGAGTGTGCCGTCAGCATCTAGCTTACCACCGGGCTTAACTAGTAACCAAGTGGCAGCTATAGCGGCAGCGGCTGCAGCTTCTGGCAACCCAATGCCTCACAGTCTTCTGGCATCACATTTTCCCACCATCAATCCTGTCCTCAACATGGGGAAGCCTCCATCCGTACGATCTAAATCTCCAGAAACTGAAGAATCAAAGCATACGTTACATCGGTCGGACAGCGGAAATATGGGTCATCTACGCGAAAGTGGCAGTGCGGTACATGCACAACACCTAAACTCTAATCGTCATCACCATCATCCCGTATCGCCACCCATTTCCATAGGATCCACCGCCATCTCTAGTTCATACCAAAGTCAACATCATGAAGCGCGTCAATCTCGTTCAAGCCAAATGGACCACTCATCCTCTCACTCCTCACAGCGACTTACACGATTTTCTGCCAGTTCTAACCTACGGCCTGGACGAAAATCTCATTCACCGGGCAAACGTCAATGGGGAACATTGCCCGCTAATTTGGGAACACAATTTATCAACCCAGTTACCGGCAAGAAACGTGTACAATGTAATGTCTGTTTGAAGACTTTCTGCGACAAGGGAGCGCTAAAAATACACTTTTCAGCAGTACACTTGCGAGAAATGCACAAATGCACGGTTGATGGGTGTAGTATGATGTTTAGTTCTCGTCGGTCTAGAAATCGTCACAGTGCTAATCCGAACCCGAAACTACATTCTCCTCACCTTAGACGCAAAATATCACCCCACGATGGGCGTACAGCCCAACCGCATCCACTACTATTACAACCACCCAATGGACTTATGGCTGGTCTGAATCCATTCGGCACTTTTCCATTACTGACGCCACCGCCCGATATGAGACATCATCATATGGCCAGCATGCATGATATGAAGCATAGTTCCGCTGAATTAATGCATCGCTCTTATATGGACAATGCAATGTTGGGACAATACAATACACGATCTCGCCACCGCCAAGACAGTGAAAGTCATTTAGAGGATGACGAGGACGACAGCATTTTGGATGGGGGCATTCACATAGGAGATGAcgatgacgatgatgatgatgacgatgacGGGGAGGGTATAGTAGTGGTGGGAGATGAAGCCGACAGTATTTTAGAGAAAACGAACTCAGAGGACTACAACACTGATGGCGATGGCGACGAAGCTACCGACATAGGTGAAAATAGTCATGATATGGATCTCACCACAACTACACCTACAACGACTGACTATAAGCAAACCAAAGAATCATCTTCCAATAAAGAACAAGGCGGTGACTGTGGCATGGTCGTTGAGTCAGGTGTGACAGATCAACACAGTAGCGAGAGTAACGATGACTCTTTGAGTGTTGCGGATTCCTTCAGTATGCGCGGCGATTACGAAAGTTATACATTTCCGGGCATAGGCAGTGGAGGTAGTAACAGTACCGCAAACACACCAAGCTCAACGTCAAATAAACGAAAACGTAAAAGTCAAAACCCAGTTCGATGTACAGTGCAATCTGATGAAAATTCCTGTGATAACTCCACTGAATTCGATGTAGTCGCCGATTTATCACTAAAAAAAGCTTCACCAAAAACACCTTTTGAGAATAAGGAAACCAAGGCTGATGATTCAAAAGAAAATACATCATTAGATTTATCAAAACGAACTCGAAAATCTCAAAGCCCTAAACCATCGATAGCTAACTCAAATCCTAGTGAGAGTACGAAAGTACTTCCATCACCACCGCTAACACCATCAACATCGATTAGTGAACCTACAAACTCGGCACGCCCACATCTATTACCCAGCTCACAGCTGAAATCAGAGCCAATCGACGAAGATTACGAAGAACAACTAGATATTCGGAGTGGTTCCAACACAACTACAGCTCAAGAACAAGAGCATTCATTAGACTTATCAGCCAGCAATAAGCGAAATTCGGACCAATTGGTGGATCCATCCGTTTCGAAAACCAAAACTTCAGATGATATTGAAAAACCAATTACCTCGATTAAGCAAGAGCAAATAGAAGACGAGCATACATTAACAGCCCCAAGTGCAAATTCGAATCGAAATGAACATTGTTTGGTGAGGATAAAAAGTGAGATGGTCGAAGAGGAGAGCAAATTGGACATATCAACTACGGAAGCAGCATGTCaaatcaaaaacaataacaataatgtcTTACCAGCAAATACGAACACCAAGTGTAGGGAGAAGTACGACAGCACAACTGTGTCAACCGATTCCCTACACCAGCAAACCAACCAAGAAACCAATGGAGAAATTTTATCAGAAGAGGCCGAAGTACCGATCGACAAAGATAATCCACTCAAGTGCACGGCGTGCGGTGAGGTATTCCAAAATCACTTCCATTTAAAAACACACTACCAAAATGTGCATCTGAAGTTGCACCATAAATGCAACATTGACGGCTGCAACGCTGCCTTTCCTTCGAAGCGGAGCCGAGATCGCCACAGTTCCAATTTGAACTTACACCGAAAATTGCTGTCAACGGGCGACAACCACCACCACGACTCTCTACCCGAACATATGACAACGAATAGTAATAAGAGCTTCGACGGTGCTAACAACCCAAACTGTGGCGTTCCCAATTCTATTCAAGCTGAATTTTTGGCTCGACTCTATGCTGGCTCCCACGGTTTACCTCCATTGAACTTTGATGCTCTGAAACAACATTTACCGACACCGATTACACATGCACAAAACTTTCCAGAGGCAACTTTTATGACAGACCCACGACTTTTACTCAGTCATTCAAGTAATCCATTGCTCTTCCCTGGCCTAACCGGGCTTCCAGGATTCCCCCACTTAGCACCTCACTTACTAGCTGCGCCATTCAATGGCCTTAATCCATTTTGTCGTCGGCCTTCATCCGAGTCGCACTCGCCACACTCTACGCCACCACCTTCAAGTACGGTGCGTTCACCACACTGCTCTCCACACAGCAGCGGACAACAACCATCTAAAACCTTGTCCGAACGATCCTACCAAAGTTCACCGACAGATTGCGACGCCAGCACAGGATCACCGAGCGTCCCCGAAAAAAGTCTTGCGAAAGCGTCGACGGCAAGTGCAACACATTTGCTTCCACCCCCACCACAAGGTCAGACGCCCGATAGAATATCATGA